In Mastomys coucha isolate ucsf_1 unplaced genomic scaffold, UCSF_Mcou_1 pScaffold20, whole genome shotgun sequence, one DNA window encodes the following:
- the LOC116098095 gene encoding olfactory receptor 2A1/2A42-like, translating into MEENQTMVTEFVLLGFCLGPRIHLVLFLLFSLFYTFTILGNGTILAMICLDSRLHTPMYFFLSHLAVVDVAYACNTVPQTLINLLDETRPITFVGCMTQTYLFLTFAITECLLLVVMSYDRYVAICHPLHYTVIMNWRVCTILAAVSWIVSFLLALVHLLLILRLPFCGPHEINHFFCEILSVLKLACADTTLNQLVIFAACVFTLVGPLCFVLVSYTCILVAILRIQSGEGRRKAFSTCSSHLCVVGLFFGSAIVMYMAPKSQHPEEQQKILFLFYSFFNPMLNPLIYSLRNAEVKGALQRVLYKESHSCFMWCSQHKLW; encoded by the coding sequence ATGGAGGAAAATCAGACCATGGTCACAGAGTTCGTCCTGCTGGGATTCTGTCTTGGCCCAAGGATTCACCtagttctttttctacttttctctctcttctatactttCACCATACTGGGGAATGGGACTATCCTTGCAATGATCTGCCTGGACTCCAGACTCCACACTCCCATGTACTTCTTTCTGTCCCACCTGGCTGTTGTCGATGTGGCTTATGCCTGCAACACAGTGCCGCAGACACTCATAAACCTCTTGGATGAGACCAGGCCCATCACCTTTGTTGGATGCATGACACAGACGTATCTATTTTTGACATTTGCTATCACCGAATGTCTTCTCCTTGTGGTGATGTCCTATGATCGATATGTTGCTATCTGTCACCCACTACACTACACTGTCATCATGAACTGGAGAGTGTGTACCATCCTGGCTGCTGTTTCCTGGATAGTTAGCTTTCTCCTTGCTCTGGTCCATTTACTTCTCATCCTGAGGCTGCCCTTCTGTGGGCCTCATGAAATCAATCACTTCTTCTGTGAAATCCTGTCTGTCCTCAAGCTGGCCTGTGCTGACACAACACTCAATCAACTCGTTATCTTTGCAGCCTGTGTGTTCACCTTAGTGGGGCCCCTGTGTTTTGTTCTAGTCTCCTATACATGCATCCTGGTGGCAATCCTAAGGATCCAGTCAGGGGAGGGCCGCAGAAAGGCCTTCTCCACCTGTTCTTCCCACCTCTGTGTGGTCGGGCTCTTCTTTGGCAGTGCCATTGTCATGTACATGGCCcccaagtcccagcacccagaggaGCAGCAAAAGatccttttcttattttacagTTTTTTCAACCCCATGCTGAACCCCCtgatctacagcctgaggaatgCTGAGGTCAAGGGTGCCCTCCAGAGGGTACTGTACAAAGAAAGTCACTCTTGTTTCATGTGGTGTTCACAACACAAGCTTTGGTAG